One genomic region from Streptomyces sp. NBC_00457 encodes:
- a CDS encoding penicillin acylase family protein: MTAEIYRDAWGIPHLRAGGVADLARAQGRVTALDRAWQLEVERHRAQGTSAAFLGAGALPWDLLARRARIDDTARRCFDALDSETADWVRAYVDGVNEGLVEGARRAPEFARVGLTPGRWEPWTPLGVWLAVHILFAGFPAKLWREQVVRELGEDAVGLFAADGPGTSGSNGWLVSGERTATGAAVIAGDPHRFIEDPGIYQQLHLSCPEFDVVGIAVPGVPGIAHFGHTGTVAWAITNAMADYQDLYRERLRRTGAGVEALGPDGTWVRAPRHTEVIEVAGEDPVPVEVIETERGPVIIGGPEGLDDGTPEAVSLRYPPRVTGDLGFGALLPLLRARRVADVDRAFDRWAEPVNVVMAADTEGGLLHRVAGRVPVRGTANRTRLVPAWEPGHEWQGWHEMPYGELTDGTAVMANQRGPSTPLGVEFAAPHRADRIAALLKEKEKWTAGDMPAIHMDTHLGSAAALLDHLAALDDLTPEAFDLRKRLLAWDRRMDADSAEAAAYAAVRGAVVRRLAEHPAFAALAVPPAYPEAFLPWLALGPRIGFALEHLLCAEELYGIDRPATVRAAVEEVAGRPPGTWGESHRLAPWRALPGTSYDEPGLSGDHDCVLCTSSVPGTTDLAARGPAARYVWDLARREDSGWAVPFGASGVPGSAHHRDQLPLWTRGDLVPVVTDFDVLIKETDV; encoded by the coding sequence GTGACCGCCGAGATCTACCGCGACGCCTGGGGAATCCCGCATCTGCGAGCCGGCGGCGTGGCCGACCTCGCCCGTGCGCAGGGCCGCGTCACCGCACTCGACCGGGCCTGGCAGCTGGAGGTCGAACGGCACCGCGCACAGGGCACCTCCGCCGCCTTCCTCGGCGCCGGCGCCCTCCCCTGGGACCTCCTCGCGAGACGGGCCCGCATCGACGACACCGCGAGACGGTGCTTCGACGCCCTGGACTCCGAGACGGCGGACTGGGTACGGGCGTACGTGGACGGCGTCAACGAGGGGCTGGTGGAAGGGGCCCGACGCGCCCCCGAGTTCGCTCGCGTGGGTCTTACGCCCGGTCGCTGGGAGCCCTGGACCCCCCTGGGCGTCTGGCTCGCCGTCCACATCCTGTTCGCCGGGTTCCCGGCCAAGCTCTGGCGGGAGCAGGTCGTCCGGGAGCTCGGCGAGGACGCGGTCGGTCTGTTCGCCGCCGACGGGCCCGGTACCTCCGGCAGCAACGGCTGGCTGGTGAGCGGTGAGCGGACGGCGACCGGTGCCGCCGTCATCGCCGGGGACCCGCACCGGTTCATCGAAGACCCCGGCATCTATCAGCAGCTCCACCTCTCCTGCCCCGAGTTCGACGTGGTCGGCATCGCCGTCCCCGGCGTCCCCGGCATCGCCCACTTCGGCCACACCGGCACCGTCGCCTGGGCCATCACCAACGCGATGGCCGACTACCAGGACCTGTACCGGGAGCGGCTGCGGCGGACGGGCGCGGGCGTCGAGGCGCTCGGACCGGACGGCACCTGGGTGCGGGCTCCCCGGCACACGGAGGTCATCGAGGTCGCGGGCGAGGATCCGGTCCCGGTCGAGGTGATCGAGACCGAGCGCGGACCGGTGATCATCGGCGGCCCCGAGGGGCTCGACGACGGGACGCCCGAGGCCGTCAGCCTCCGCTACCCGCCCCGCGTCACCGGCGACCTCGGCTTCGGCGCCCTCCTCCCCCTCCTGCGCGCCCGCCGGGTCGCCGACGTGGACCGCGCCTTCGACCGCTGGGCCGAGCCCGTGAACGTCGTCATGGCCGCCGACACCGAGGGCGGCCTGCTGCATCGCGTGGCGGGCAGGGTGCCCGTGCGCGGCACCGCCAACCGCACCCGCCTCGTGCCCGCCTGGGAACCCGGCCACGAGTGGCAGGGCTGGCACGAGATGCCGTACGGCGAACTCACCGACGGCACAGCGGTGATGGCGAACCAGCGCGGCCCCTCCACGCCCCTCGGCGTCGAGTTCGCCGCGCCGCACCGCGCCGACCGCATCGCCGCCCTCCTGAAGGAGAAGGAGAAGTGGACGGCGGGGGACATGCCCGCGATCCACATGGACACCCATCTCGGCTCCGCCGCGGCCCTGTTGGACCACCTCGCCGCCCTCGACGACCTCACCCCCGAGGCCTTCGACCTGCGGAAACGTCTCCTCGCCTGGGACCGGCGCATGGACGCGGACAGCGCGGAGGCGGCCGCCTACGCGGCGGTGCGCGGAGCCGTCGTACGGCGTCTCGCCGAGCACCCCGCGTTCGCCGCCCTCGCCGTCCCGCCCGCCTACCCGGAGGCCTTCCTCCCCTGGCTCGCCCTCGGCCCGCGCATCGGCTTCGCCCTCGAACATCTCCTGTGTGCCGAGGAGTTGTACGGCATCGACCGCCCCGCGACCGTCCGCGCGGCCGTCGAGGAAGTCGCCGGCCGGCCGCCGGGCACGTGGGGTGAGTCCCACCGCCTGGCCCCCTGGCGGGCGCTGCCCGGCACCTCGTACGACGAACCGGGCCTGTCCGGCGATCACGACTGCGTGCTGTGCACCTCCTCCGTGCCCGGCACCACCGATCTGGCCGCGCGCGGTCCGGCCGCCCGTTATGTGTGGGATCTGGCCCGCCGGGAGGACAGCGGCTGGGCGGTGCCGTTCGGTGCCTCCGGGGTGCCGGGCTCGGCCCACCACCGGGACCAGCTCCCGCTGTGGACCAGGGGAGATCTGGTCCCGGTCGTCACCGACTTCGACGTGCTCATCAAGGAAACCGATGTCTGA
- a CDS encoding siderophore-interacting protein — protein sequence MGQGHGWEGAVLKLLRAKDFVFTVTGAEDVTEHYRRLHLSDGGMLATTGVHPTMWVRLWFDNGGKAHQRAYTLVDPDPAAGTFSLEFALHEGVASDWARTAQPGDTIEATVHGTGFEEPSPTPTHVFAIGDPASLPALNSLLDALGSAPATIWFEGGAEGLPCRADPSRHELRQVLRLDSGTHLVERVKTDLPDLLKGTPDPYVWIACDTATTRRLSAYVRKELGVPKERMHALGYWRAS from the coding sequence ATGGGGCAGGGGCACGGCTGGGAGGGTGCGGTCCTCAAACTGCTGCGCGCGAAGGACTTCGTGTTCACGGTGACCGGCGCCGAGGACGTCACCGAGCACTACCGGCGGCTCCACCTCAGCGACGGCGGCATGCTCGCGACGACCGGCGTCCACCCCACCATGTGGGTACGCCTGTGGTTCGACAACGGGGGCAAGGCGCACCAGCGGGCGTACACCCTCGTCGACCCGGACCCCGCGGCCGGCACCTTCAGCCTGGAGTTCGCCCTGCACGAGGGCGTCGCCAGCGACTGGGCCCGGACGGCGCAGCCCGGCGACACCATCGAGGCGACCGTCCACGGCACCGGGTTCGAGGAGCCGAGCCCCACCCCGACCCACGTCTTCGCGATCGGCGACCCCGCCTCGCTGCCCGCCCTCAACTCCCTGCTCGACGCGCTCGGTTCGGCCCCGGCCACCATCTGGTTCGAGGGCGGCGCCGAGGGCCTGCCCTGCCGCGCCGACCCGTCCCGCCACGAGCTGCGCCAGGTGCTGCGGCTCGACTCCGGCACGCATCTCGTCGAGCGGGTGAAGACGGACCTGCCGGACCTGCTCAAGGGCACGCCGGACCCGTATGTCTGGATCGCCTGCGACACGGCGACGACGCGCAGGCTGAGCGCATACGTCCGCAAGGAACTCGGTGTCCCCAAGGAGCGGATGCACGCACTGGGGTACTGGCGCGCGTCCTGA
- a CDS encoding copper resistance CopC/CopD family protein, translated as MLLCAVLVLLVLGGAGTASAHAALRSTDPADGSVLKSAPRDLTLTFTESVGLLDDSVRILDPSGHRLRLGEAEHVPGRSDAVRVSLPAKADTGTFTVAWRVVSADSHPVSGAFTFSVGKPSATAASVDTGPVEDPVTGSLWDLARYLAYLAGALLIGAAVFVVACRPPDPERLHKPLWAAWWTLLGATLALLVLRAPYETGTGPATAFDTSALSGTLSGRPGALLLARLGLLAVAAVLLRRGLSALPRRRLAHVPGAALAVGLALTWAAAEHASAGIQVPVAITSSALHLLATAVWLGGLAALLITLRRGSSSAATVARFSRLAFTSVTVLAVTGVYQSWRGLGSWSAFTDTSYGRTLIVKLVAVALLLAAAGFSRRWTTKALVVDAETVVRERVPEPVGGPPSLPEPPDSTPPAAPDHRLLRRSVLAEVGVAAVVLLITTVLTGTLPGRAEAEAAQTAPAGALPAASVTTVPFDAGAAGRGTVQVTLDPGRTGDNTVEAVVYGADGGLAIVPELRISFTLPAQDIGPIDAEVTDKGGYWGNGSFTLPVAGEWEMKVTVRVSDIDQVSEIRPVRIES; from the coding sequence GTGCTGCTATGCGCCGTGCTGGTCCTGCTCGTCCTCGGTGGCGCGGGAACGGCGTCGGCGCATGCCGCACTCCGCTCCACCGACCCGGCCGACGGAAGCGTCCTCAAGTCAGCCCCCCGTGACCTCACCCTGACCTTCACGGAGTCGGTCGGTCTGCTCGACGACTCCGTCCGCATCCTGGACCCCAGCGGCCACCGGCTGCGCCTCGGTGAGGCGGAGCATGTGCCGGGGCGTTCGGACGCGGTGCGGGTGAGCCTGCCCGCGAAGGCGGACACCGGGACGTTCACGGTGGCGTGGCGCGTGGTGTCGGCGGACAGCCATCCGGTGTCGGGCGCCTTCACCTTCTCCGTGGGCAAGCCCTCCGCGACAGCCGCGTCGGTGGACACCGGCCCGGTCGAGGATCCGGTGACCGGCAGCCTCTGGGACCTCGCCCGCTACCTCGCCTATCTCGCCGGCGCCCTGCTCATCGGCGCGGCCGTGTTCGTCGTGGCCTGCCGCCCGCCGGACCCCGAGCGCCTGCACAAGCCCCTGTGGGCCGCCTGGTGGACCCTGCTCGGCGCCACCCTCGCCCTGCTGGTGCTGCGCGCCCCGTACGAGACGGGCACGGGACCGGCGACCGCCTTCGACACATCCGCGCTGAGCGGGACGCTGTCCGGCCGGCCCGGTGCGCTGCTGCTCGCGCGGCTCGGGCTGCTGGCGGTCGCGGCGGTCCTGCTGCGCAGGGGCCTGTCCGCGCTGCCGCGGCGGCGCCTCGCGCACGTGCCCGGCGCCGCCCTCGCCGTCGGCCTCGCGCTGACCTGGGCGGCGGCCGAGCACGCGTCGGCCGGGATCCAGGTGCCGGTGGCGATCACCTCGTCCGCGCTGCATCTGCTGGCGACGGCGGTCTGGCTGGGCGGTCTTGCCGCCCTGCTCATCACCCTGCGCCGGGGCTCGTCCTCCGCCGCGACGGTCGCCCGCTTCTCCCGGCTCGCCTTCACCTCCGTGACCGTCCTGGCCGTCACCGGCGTCTACCAGTCCTGGCGCGGGCTGGGCTCCTGGAGCGCCTTCACCGACACGTCGTACGGGCGGACCCTGATCGTCAAGCTGGTCGCGGTGGCGTTGTTGCTGGCGGCGGCCGGGTTCTCGCGGCGGTGGACGACGAAGGCACTCGTGGTCGACGCGGAGACGGTCGTACGGGAACGGGTGCCGGAGCCGGTCGGCGGCCCGCCGTCCCTCCCTGAGCCGCCGGACTCCACGCCACCGGCCGCTCCGGACCACCGTCTGCTGCGCCGGTCGGTGCTGGCCGAAGTCGGCGTCGCCGCCGTGGTGCTGCTGATCACGACCGTGCTCACCGGGACCCTGCCGGGCCGGGCGGAGGCCGAGGCGGCGCAGACGGCACCGGCCGGCGCGCTGCCCGCCGCGTCCGTCACCACCGTCCCCTTCGACGCCGGCGCCGCGGGCCGGGGCACGGTGCAGGTCACCCTCGACCCGGGCCGCACCGGCGACAACACCGTGGAGGCCGTCGTCTACGGCGCCGACGGCGGCCTGGCCATCGTCCCCGAACTCCGTATCTCCTTCACCCTCCCCGCCCAGGACATCGGCCCGATCGACGCTGAGGTGACGGACAAGGGGGGCTACTGGGGGAACGGTTCGTTCACGCTGCCGGTGGCCGGGGAGTGGGAGATGAAGGTGACGGTGCGGGTGTCCGACATCGATCAGGTGAGTGAGATCCGGCCGGTGCGGATCGAGTCGTAG
- a CDS encoding ABC transporter substrate-binding protein — protein MAPSPSRRRLLTAAGALAFGPLLAACGSGDTKASDTGADKGEPWSFKDDRGRTVRTDATPKNIVAFVSAAAALHDYGITCTGVFGPTEPVAGKPNPQAGDMDVSELTSLGTAWGQFSVEKYAALKPDLLISNMFPAPDLWFVPEESRAKIEALAPTVGISVARTSLLNPLKRTAELAGSLGADLSAKKVTDAKARFERAAETLRAAARANGGLKVMAITGDSENFYVAVPDSYSDLNYFKDLGVDFVEGKKSDEWGFWEFLSWENVDKYDADLIMVDNRSTAMTLDQLDAKATWRQLPAVKAGQTTPWSMEERFSYAGFAPVVERLAAAVEKAKKVT, from the coding sequence ATGGCCCCCTCCCCCTCCCGTCGCCGCCTCCTCACAGCAGCCGGTGCGCTCGCCTTCGGGCCTCTGCTCGCCGCCTGCGGCAGTGGGGACACGAAGGCGAGCGACACCGGGGCGGACAAGGGTGAGCCCTGGTCGTTCAAGGACGACCGTGGCCGTACGGTCCGTACCGACGCGACGCCGAAGAACATCGTCGCGTTCGTCAGCGCCGCCGCCGCGCTCCACGACTACGGCATCACGTGCACAGGCGTCTTCGGTCCCACCGAGCCCGTGGCCGGGAAGCCGAATCCGCAGGCCGGTGACATGGACGTGAGTGAACTGACCAGCCTCGGCACCGCCTGGGGGCAGTTCAGCGTCGAGAAGTACGCCGCGCTCAAGCCGGACCTACTGATCAGCAACATGTTCCCGGCGCCGGATCTCTGGTTCGTTCCCGAGGAGAGCCGGGCGAAGATCGAGGCCCTCGCACCGACCGTCGGGATCAGCGTCGCCCGCACCTCGCTGCTGAACCCGCTGAAGCGGACCGCCGAACTGGCGGGGTCGCTCGGCGCCGACCTGAGCGCGAAGAAGGTCACCGACGCCAAGGCCCGCTTCGAGCGGGCCGCCGAGACGCTGCGCGCTGCCGCGCGGGCCAACGGCGGGCTCAAGGTCATGGCGATCACCGGGGACAGCGAGAACTTCTACGTCGCCGTGCCGGACTCGTACAGCGACCTGAACTACTTCAAGGATCTCGGCGTGGACTTCGTCGAGGGCAAGAAGTCCGACGAGTGGGGCTTCTGGGAGTTCCTCAGCTGGGAGAACGTCGACAAGTACGACGCCGATCTCATCATGGTCGACAACCGCTCCACCGCGATGACCCTCGACCAGCTCGACGCGAAGGCCACCTGGCGCCAGCTCCCCGCGGTCAAGGCCGGCCAGACCACCCCCTGGTCGATGGAGGAGCGCTTCAGCTACGCCGGTTTCGCCCCCGTCGTCGAACGCCTCGCCGCCGCCGTGGAGAAGGCGAAGAAGGTCACCTGA
- a CDS encoding SDR family NAD(P)-dependent oxidoreductase → MTLLEGQTALVTGASGGIGRGIALRFAEEGAAVALHCRTAVEAARAVADRIEELGRRAVVLEGDLSDADDCRRVVREAAAWASGPLTALVNNAGVQPTQPLPGMTAQEWRAVVDTNLSSVFACTQAAAELMRESGGGSVTHIASIEAHQPAPLHAHYSASKAGVVMHARAAALEYGPLGIRVNTVSPGLIEREGLAEDWPEGVRRWERAAPAGRLGRPEDVGDACAFLASPLASWITGHDLVVDGGVSARPRW, encoded by the coding sequence ATGACTCTGCTCGAAGGACAGACCGCCCTTGTCACGGGCGCGTCCGGCGGCATCGGACGCGGGATCGCCCTGCGGTTCGCCGAGGAGGGCGCGGCGGTCGCGCTGCACTGCCGTACGGCCGTGGAGGCGGCGCGCGCGGTGGCGGACCGGATCGAGGAGCTGGGCCGTCGGGCCGTCGTCCTGGAGGGCGATCTGTCCGACGCGGACGACTGCCGGCGGGTCGTGCGCGAGGCCGCCGCGTGGGCCTCCGGGCCGCTGACCGCGCTGGTCAACAACGCGGGCGTACAGCCGACGCAGCCGCTGCCCGGGATGACGGCTCAGGAGTGGCGGGCGGTCGTGGACACCAACCTGTCGAGTGTCTTCGCCTGTACGCAGGCCGCCGCGGAGCTCATGCGGGAGAGCGGGGGCGGCAGTGTGACGCACATCGCCTCCATCGAGGCCCACCAGCCGGCTCCGCTGCACGCGCACTACTCCGCGTCCAAGGCCGGTGTGGTCATGCACGCGCGGGCGGCGGCCCTGGAGTACGGGCCGCTCGGGATCCGCGTCAACACGGTCTCGCCCGGGCTGATCGAGCGGGAGGGGCTGGCGGAAGACTGGCCGGAAGGGGTGCGACGCTGGGAACGGGCAGCGCCCGCCGGGCGGCTCGGGCGGCCCGAGGACGTCGGCGACGCGTGCGCGTTCCTGGCCTCTCCCCTCGCGTCCTGGATCACCGGGCACGACCTGGTCGTGGACGGAGGGGTGTCCGCGCGGCCCAGGTGGTGA
- a CDS encoding magnesium and cobalt transport protein CorA, whose protein sequence is MSMADSLRKVARLARRVRRVDLSHPARSPLGTAVVNCVVYRDGIREKAADTIEESLARVRKATLAESVTALQRRKGARGTARSTTTLPQPTTENSRHSPPGARQSHHGFVWLGLHEPTELEFARVAELFGLHPLAVEDAVHAHQRPKVEQYGDVLFAVFKTVTYVEHAELTATSEVVDTGEIMVFAGPDFVVTVRHGRHGSLGLLREDLEADPRQLAQGPAAVLHAIADHVVDDYLTVTDALQNDIDHVESAVFSPQDGRGGDAGRIYQLKRELLEFKRAVVPLDRPMNRLATDPACSVAPGIRPYFRDVSDHLTRVTEQIHAFDGLLDSILQAHLAQVTVAQNEDMRKITAWAAIIAVPTMVCGVYGMNFQHMPELHWKFGYPLVMAVIATACFVTHRGFKRKGWL, encoded by the coding sequence ATGTCGATGGCCGACAGCCTGCGCAAAGTCGCCCGCCTCGCGCGGCGCGTGCGACGCGTGGACCTGAGCCACCCGGCCCGCTCCCCGCTCGGCACCGCCGTGGTCAACTGCGTCGTCTACCGCGACGGCATCCGCGAGAAGGCCGCCGACACGATCGAGGAATCCCTCGCCCGGGTCCGCAAAGCGACCCTGGCAGAATCGGTTACGGCTCTGCAGCGCCGAAAAGGGGCGCGGGGAACTGCGCGATCAACCACGACGCTGCCGCAGCCGACCACCGAGAATTCGCGGCACTCCCCTCCCGGGGCCCGGCAGAGCCACCACGGCTTTGTCTGGCTAGGTCTGCACGAGCCCACAGAGCTGGAGTTCGCGCGGGTCGCCGAGCTGTTCGGCCTGCACCCGCTCGCCGTCGAGGACGCCGTCCACGCCCATCAGCGGCCCAAGGTCGAGCAGTACGGCGACGTCCTGTTCGCCGTCTTTAAGACGGTGACGTACGTCGAGCACGCCGAACTCACCGCCACCAGCGAGGTGGTGGACACCGGCGAGATCATGGTGTTCGCGGGCCCCGACTTCGTCGTCACCGTGCGCCACGGCCGCCACGGCTCCCTCGGCCTGCTGCGCGAGGACCTGGAAGCCGACCCGCGGCAGCTCGCCCAGGGTCCGGCGGCCGTCCTGCATGCCATCGCCGACCATGTCGTCGACGACTACCTGACCGTCACCGACGCCCTCCAGAACGACATCGACCACGTCGAGAGCGCTGTCTTCTCCCCGCAGGACGGCCGCGGCGGCGACGCCGGCCGGATCTACCAGCTCAAGCGCGAACTGCTCGAATTCAAACGGGCGGTGGTTCCGCTGGACCGCCCCATGAACCGGCTCGCGACCGACCCGGCCTGCTCGGTCGCCCCCGGGATACGGCCCTACTTCCGGGACGTCTCCGACCACCTCACCCGCGTCACCGAGCAGATACACGCCTTCGACGGCCTCCTCGACTCCATCCTCCAGGCCCATCTCGCGCAGGTGACCGTCGCCCAGAACGAGGACATGCGCAAGATCACCGCCTGGGCCGCGATCATCGCCGTACCGACGATGGTGTGCGGCGTCTACGGCATGAACTTCCAGCACATGCCCGAACTCCACTGGAAATTCGGCTACCCGCTCGTCATGGCGGTCATCGCGACGGCCTGCTTCGTCACCCACCGCGGCTTCAAGCGAAAGGGCTGGCTGTAG
- a CDS encoding AraC family transcriptional regulator → MAPLSAVSGELSRLTTLVRSGDLEEIREIISQAYSPYELRCLGDPREFSAWYAESGFPGITVSGLSYGSPGLYAETLIRPQPLGTYLLMCEVVRGRVTVSSPGREEACVGPGETYVLDPYRSFQVHWSPGAQMVTVRLAKETVEQAAADALGLDAPVRARFALGGPVSPEAGRTWAGISETVRREVLGDGIARTNPLVAAQLTQTAAGLLVATQRLITPGVDARRTGTVSHAAVRRAMTLVEEEPDRPHTLADLARRARVSPRALQEAFRRHLETTPLGYLRQVRLERAHQDLMAAARDGSATVSEIAYRWGFGNLGRFAAQYRQRYGHPPSRTLGG, encoded by the coding sequence ATGGCACCGCTCAGTGCCGTATCCGGCGAACTGAGCAGGCTGACCACTCTCGTGCGCAGCGGCGACCTCGAGGAGATCCGGGAGATCATCAGCCAGGCGTACAGCCCGTACGAGCTGCGGTGCCTGGGCGATCCACGCGAGTTCTCGGCGTGGTACGCGGAGAGCGGCTTCCCCGGGATCACGGTCTCCGGACTGTCGTACGGCTCCCCGGGCCTCTACGCGGAGACCCTGATCCGGCCTCAGCCGCTCGGCACCTACCTGCTGATGTGCGAGGTCGTCCGCGGCCGGGTCACGGTGAGCTCGCCCGGCCGTGAGGAGGCGTGCGTCGGCCCCGGCGAGACCTATGTGCTGGATCCGTACCGCAGCTTCCAGGTGCACTGGTCGCCCGGCGCGCAGATGGTCACCGTGCGGCTCGCGAAGGAGACGGTGGAGCAGGCCGCGGCCGACGCACTGGGCCTGGACGCCCCGGTACGGGCCCGGTTCGCACTCGGCGGTCCCGTCTCACCGGAGGCCGGCCGCACCTGGGCCGGTATCTCCGAGACCGTACGCCGCGAGGTGCTCGGCGACGGCATCGCCCGCACCAACCCGCTCGTCGCCGCGCAGCTGACGCAGACCGCGGCCGGGCTGCTGGTCGCCACCCAGCGCCTGATCACCCCGGGCGTCGACGCCCGCCGCACCGGCACCGTCTCGCACGCCGCCGTACGCCGTGCGATGACGCTGGTCGAGGAGGAGCCCGACCGTCCGCACACGCTCGCCGACCTGGCGAGGAGGGCCCGGGTCAGCCCGCGCGCCCTGCAGGAGGCCTTCCGTCGGCACCTCGAGACCACTCCCCTCGGCTACCTCCGCCAGGTCCGCCTCGAGCGCGCCCATCAGGATCTGATGGCGGCCGCCCGGGACGGCTCGGCGACCGTCTCCGAGATCGCCTACCGCTGGGGGTTCGGCAATCTGGGCCGGTTCGCGGCGCAGTACCGGCAGCGCTACGGGCATCCGCCGTCGCGGACGCTGGGTGGCTGA
- a CDS encoding GNAT family N-acetyltransferase, with protein sequence MSEIHAPTRHAVYEQQVDGLGTVRVLPLDAHADAEVVHGWASEERASFWGMNGLTRDQVAEIYAHMETLDTHHAFLVVRDAEPVAVLQTYEPDADRVGHCYEVRPGDIGVHLLLAPAGAQGTRPGWTAALVGVLLSYVLLGLDRRRIVVDPDVRNEKAVARFLKLGFTAGPAVVLPEVDLPDVYLPEKHAQLAFLRREVAFPG encoded by the coding sequence ATGTCTGAGATCCATGCCCCCACTCGCCATGCCGTCTACGAGCAGCAGGTCGACGGCCTCGGGACCGTCCGCGTGCTGCCCCTCGACGCCCACGCCGACGCCGAGGTGGTGCACGGCTGGGCGAGCGAGGAGCGGGCCTCCTTCTGGGGCATGAACGGGCTCACCCGGGACCAGGTGGCCGAGATCTACGCCCACATGGAGACGCTCGACACCCACCACGCCTTCCTGGTGGTGCGGGACGCGGAACCGGTCGCGGTGCTCCAGACGTACGAGCCGGACGCCGACCGGGTCGGCCACTGCTACGAGGTCCGGCCCGGCGACATCGGGGTGCATCTGCTGCTCGCGCCCGCCGGAGCACAGGGCACGCGGCCCGGCTGGACCGCGGCGCTGGTCGGTGTCCTTCTCTCCTATGTGCTGCTCGGCCTGGACCGGCGGCGGATCGTGGTCGATCCCGACGTGCGCAACGAGAAGGCGGTCGCCCGCTTCCTGAAGCTGGGCTTCACGGCCGGACCCGCCGTCGTCCTGCCGGAGGTCGACCTCCCGGACGTGTATCTGCCCGAGAAGCACGCCCAACTGGCCTTCCTCCGCCGGGAGGTAGCCTTCCCCGGGTGA
- a CDS encoding cupin domain-containing protein encodes MTPEDLIAHYGLQPIPREGGLFRQTWAGPERADGRPVGTAIVALLTAAPDDFSALHRLPTDEIWHFYLGDPLQLLLLAPDGTSRTVVLGPDVLGGQHLQFTVPAGTWMGARVAAGGAWALFGCTMAPGFTYQDYEHGDVADLTARYPAEAARIVELCRP; translated from the coding sequence GTGACCCCGGAAGACCTGATCGCCCACTACGGACTGCAGCCCATACCGCGCGAGGGCGGGCTGTTCCGGCAGACCTGGGCCGGGCCCGAGCGGGCGGACGGGCGGCCCGTCGGCACGGCCATAGTCGCCCTGCTGACGGCCGCACCGGACGACTTCTCGGCCCTGCACCGGCTGCCCACCGACGAGATCTGGCACTTCTATCTCGGCGATCCGCTCCAGCTGCTGCTGCTCGCCCCGGACGGCACCTCGCGGACGGTCGTGCTGGGTCCGGACGTACTCGGCGGGCAGCACCTCCAGTTCACCGTCCCGGCCGGCACCTGGATGGGCGCGCGGGTGGCCGCGGGCGGCGCCTGGGCCCTCTTCGGCTGCACCATGGCGCCCGGCTTCACCTACCAGGACTACGAGCACGGGGACGTGGCCGACCTCACGGCGCGCTACCCGGCCGAGGCCGCCCGCATCGTGGAACTGTGCCGTCCATGA
- a CDS encoding TetR/AcrR family transcriptional regulator yields the protein MTPDPRQPDAHSLRSDAERNRGRIVAAARTVFERDGLGGSMASVAREAGVGIATLFRHFRTKEDLIAAVFADRMDAYVAAVNDALDAPDPWDGFSGFLEAICAMQAADRGFADVLTATFPASEALQSRHDAAYHGFLELIGRAKDSGRLREDFASQDLVLLLVANAGVVNFAGDTLPDAWRRLVALMIQSFEAPASGPLPDPPEDDALYEAMRRAGQANTPSRERKSND from the coding sequence ATGACCCCGGACCCCCGGCAGCCCGATGCCCACTCCCTGCGCAGTGACGCCGAGCGCAACCGCGGGCGGATCGTCGCTGCCGCGCGCACCGTGTTCGAGCGGGACGGTCTGGGTGGGTCGATGGCGTCCGTGGCTCGGGAAGCCGGGGTGGGGATCGCCACCCTCTTCCGGCACTTCCGCACCAAGGAAGACCTGATCGCCGCCGTGTTCGCCGACCGCATGGACGCGTACGTCGCCGCCGTCAATGACGCTCTCGACGCCCCCGACCCATGGGACGGCTTCAGCGGGTTCCTCGAGGCCATCTGCGCCATGCAGGCCGCCGACCGGGGTTTCGCCGACGTGCTGACCGCGACCTTCCCCGCCTCCGAGGCCCTGCAGTCGCGCCACGACGCGGCGTACCACGGCTTCCTGGAACTGATCGGCCGGGCCAAGGACAGCGGGCGCCTGCGGGAGGACTTCGCGAGCCAGGACCTCGTTCTCCTGCTCGTCGCCAACGCGGGCGTGGTCAATTTCGCCGGCGACACCCTCCCTGACGCCTGGCGCCGCCTCGTCGCCCTGATGATCCAGTCATTCGAGGCCCCCGCGTCGGGGCCGCTGCCGGACCCGCCGGAGGATGACGCCCTCTACGAGGCCATGCGCCGCGCCGGGCAGGCGAACACGCCCTCGCGTGAGCGGAAGAGCAACGACTGA